One genomic window of Lepeophtheirus salmonis chromosome 5, UVic_Lsal_1.4, whole genome shotgun sequence includes the following:
- the Appl gene encoding amyloid-beta-like protein isoform X15, which produces MIEMQSLLAVLALIGAISAVALANEVDPPQHHEPMVAMLCPENGGDKMSKVYHNQYMNKNGKWVTDNDHKATCRQDKVEILEYCKKVYPDMDINNIVESFHWVKINNWCKLGRKKCKGPARWVKPYRCLADKKAKPVSSSWPNELKLQEIEDDKLKKDSLTDEEEDDYYEDDEDEDELESEFDEEEDWLDDEEDYDEDYYDEEYYEDTDDSKEESSSTPLATSTTTTTTTTTTTTTTTTTTTTTTTTTTTTTTTRPTADPYFTRYDPREEHAAYVQAERRFEEHHRAKVSKVMKDWSDLEEKYQDMREKDTKAAEGFKKKMTERFQKTVQALEEESQAEKRQLQAMHQQRVISRINQKKKLSMNCYTNALNQSPPNTHKVQKCLQKLLRALHKDRHHTIQHFRHLLETSFEQAEREREITIEHLADIDRLINESLEMLSRYEDLNTKILPLMEDYLIALRSRDNTPASLLRMDKEHEKEMIDNYTTDIHERIKERERERLVEKRQRIEQKKEGQSAASSPVSSERQGREETSTTGGVMTSIPPKQAGSTSKTTTTSATSSGQRGKELKIEVHATAIHHNNINTNKNAEERIEPKVAHSKLHDISHQASYSVRRVEMKENGSVYMTLAFAGIALVAAMVMGVVIIKKRSGRSPHHQGFVEVDQTASPEERHVANMQINGYENPTYKYFEASCT; this is translated from the exons GTCGACCCCCCTCAACATCATGAGCCAATGGTAGCCATGCTATGTCCCGAGAACGGAGGAGATAAAATGTCCAAAGTCTATCATAATCAATACATGAACAAGAATGGAAAATGGGTTACTGACAATGATCACAAAGCTACATGCAGACAGGACAAAGTGGAAATCCttgaatattgtaaaaaa GTATATCCTGATATGGACATTAATAACATCGTCGAGTCTTTTCATTGGGTTAAGATTAACAATTGGTGTAAATTAGGCCGTAAGAAATGCAAAGGACCTGCACGTTGGGTTAAGCCTTATAGATGTTTAG ctGACAAAAAGGCAAAACCCGTGAGTTCATCCTGGCCTAATGAATTAAAGTTGCAAGAGATTGAGGACGATAAATTGAAAAAGGACTCACTCACCGATGAGGAAGAGGATGATTATTATGAAGATGACGAGGATGAAGATGAGCTTGAGAGTGAATTTGACGAAGAAGAGGATTGGCTCGATGATGAAGAGGACTATGATGAGGACTACTATGATGAAGAATACTACGAGGACACAGATGACTCTAAG GAGGAGTCCTCATCCACACCATTGGCCACATCAACCACTACCACCACAACCACCACAACTACAACAACCACAACCACAACAACAACCACTACTACCACAACAACCACCACAACTACTACAACCACCAGACCTACAGCTGATCCCTACTTCACTCGCTATGACCCAAGAGAGGAGCATGCAGCCTATGTTCAAGCTGAGAGACGTTTTGAAGAGCATCACAGAGCTAAAGTATCAAAG gtgATGAAGGATTGGTCTGACCTTGAAGAGAAATATCAGGATATGAGAGAAAAGGATACGAAAGCAGCCGAaggatttaagaaaaaaatgactgaGCGATTCCAAAAGACGGTGCAAGCCCTTGAAGAGGAATCCCAAGCTGAAAAACGACAACTACAAGCCATGCATCAACAACGTGTCATTTCAcgtattaatcaaaaaaaaaagctttccaTGAATTGCTATACAAATGCTCTGAACCAAAGCCCGCCCAATACTCATAAAGTGCAGAAATGTCTTCAAAAACTTCTACGAGCTCTTCATAAAGATAGACACCACACCATTCAACATTTTAGGCACCTTTTGGAAACAAGTTTTGAGCAG gCTGAGCGTGAGAGAGAAATCACGATTGAGCATTTGGCTGACATTGATCGACTCATTAATGAGTCCCTGGAAATGCTTTCTCGATATGAGGATTTGAATACCAAAATTCTACCCTTGATGGAAGATTATCTCATTGCTCTTCGATCCCGTGACAACACACCAGCTTCTCTTCTTCGTATGGACAAGGAACACGAAAAGGAAATGATTGATAACTATACGACTGATATTCATGAGAGGATCAAAG AGCGTGAGCGTGAAAGACTCGTAGAGAAACGTCAAcgtattgaacaaaaaaaggagGGCCAATCTGCTGCTTCCTCTCCTGTTTCTTCTGAGCGACAAGGCAGAGAAGAGACCTCTACTACAGGAGGAGTTATGACGTCAATTCCTCCAAAACAGGCCGGCAGTACGAGTAAAACAACTACAACCTCTGCCACAAGCTCTGGACAACGAGGAAAGGAACTTAAGATCGAAGTTCATGCCACAGCTATTCATCATAATAACATCAATACTAATAAGAATGCTGAAGAACGAATTGAGCCTAAAGTGGCACATTCGAAACTACATGATATTTCGCATCAAGCg TCTTACTCCGTTCGTCgagttgaaatgaaagaaaacggTTCTGTTTACATGACATTGGCTTTCGCCGGAATTGCTCTCGTTGCTGCAATGGTTATGGGAGTTGTCATCATCAAGAAAAGAAGTGGACGTAGTCCTCACCACCAg ggATTTGTTGAAGTGGATCAAACTGCAAGTCCAGAAGAACGACATGTTGCTAATATGCAAATTAACGGATACGAAAACCCAACCTATAAATACTTTGAAGCCTCGtgtacataa
- the Appl gene encoding amyloid-beta-like protein isoform X7, with translation MIEMQSLLAVLALIGAISAVALANEVDPPQHHEPMVAMLCPENGGDKMSKVYHNQYMNKNGKWVTDNDHKATCRQDKVEILEYCKKVYPDMDINNIVESFHWVKINNWCKLGRKKCKGPARWVKPYRCLAGPFQSDALLVPEHCLFDHIHNQTRCLAFDTWNVTAASACSDRGMKVKSFAMLLPCGIDVFSGVEFVCCPRKKKVADKKAKPVSSSWPNELKLQEIEDDKLKKDSLTDEEEDDYYEDDEDEDELESEFDEEEDWLDDEEDYDEDYYDEEYYEDTDDSKEESSSTPLATSTTTTTTTTTTTTTTTTTTTTTTTTTTTTTTTRPTADPYFTRYDPREEHAAYVQAERRFEEHHRAKVSKVMKDWSDLEEKYQDMREKDTKAAEGFKKKMTERFQKTVQALEEESQAEKRQLQAMHQQRVISRINQKKKLSMNCYTNALNQSPPNTHKVQKCLQKLLRALHKDRHHTIQHFRHLLETSFEQAEREREITIEHLADIDRLINESLEMLSRYEDLNTKILPLMEDYLIALRSRDNTPASLLRMDKEHEKEMIDNYTTDIHERIKERERERLVEKRQRIEQKKEGQSAASSPVSSERQGREETSTTGGVMTSIPPKQAGSTSKTTTTSATSSGQRGKELKIEVHATAIHHNNINTNKNAEERIEPKVAHSKLHDISHQASYSVRRVEMKENGSVYMTLAFAGIALVAAMVMGVVIIKKRSGRSPHHQGFVEVDQTASPEERHVANMQINGYENPTYKYFEASCT, from the exons GTCGACCCCCCTCAACATCATGAGCCAATGGTAGCCATGCTATGTCCCGAGAACGGAGGAGATAAAATGTCCAAAGTCTATCATAATCAATACATGAACAAGAATGGAAAATGGGTTACTGACAATGATCACAAAGCTACATGCAGACAGGACAAAGTGGAAATCCttgaatattgtaaaaaa GTATATCCTGATATGGACATTAATAACATCGTCGAGTCTTTTCATTGGGTTAAGATTAACAATTGGTGTAAATTAGGCCGTAAGAAATGCAAAGGACCTGCACGTTGGGTTAAGCCTTATAGATGTTTAG CCGGACCTTTTCAAAGCGATGCTCTTTTAGTTCCTGAACACTGTCTTTTTGATCATATTCACAATCAAACCCGTTGTCTCGCGTTCGATACTTGGAACGTAACAGCTGCAAGTGCCTGCTCTGACAGAGGAATGAAAGTAAAGAGCTTTGCTATGCTTTTACCATGTGGAATAGATGTTTTCTCCGGAGTGGAGTTTGTCTGTTGTCCACGTAAAAAGAAAG tagctGACAAAAAGGCAAAACCCGTGAGTTCATCCTGGCCTAATGAATTAAAGTTGCAAGAGATTGAGGACGATAAATTGAAAAAGGACTCACTCACCGATGAGGAAGAGGATGATTATTATGAAGATGACGAGGATGAAGATGAGCTTGAGAGTGAATTTGACGAAGAAGAGGATTGGCTCGATGATGAAGAGGACTATGATGAGGACTACTATGATGAAGAATACTACGAGGACACAGATGACTCTAAG GAGGAGTCCTCATCCACACCATTGGCCACATCAACCACTACCACCACAACCACCACAACTACAACAACCACAACCACAACAACAACCACTACTACCACAACAACCACCACAACTACTACAACCACCAGACCTACAGCTGATCCCTACTTCACTCGCTATGACCCAAGAGAGGAGCATGCAGCCTATGTTCAAGCTGAGAGACGTTTTGAAGAGCATCACAGAGCTAAAGTATCAAAG gtgATGAAGGATTGGTCTGACCTTGAAGAGAAATATCAGGATATGAGAGAAAAGGATACGAAAGCAGCCGAaggatttaagaaaaaaatgactgaGCGATTCCAAAAGACGGTGCAAGCCCTTGAAGAGGAATCCCAAGCTGAAAAACGACAACTACAAGCCATGCATCAACAACGTGTCATTTCAcgtattaatcaaaaaaaaaagctttccaTGAATTGCTATACAAATGCTCTGAACCAAAGCCCGCCCAATACTCATAAAGTGCAGAAATGTCTTCAAAAACTTCTACGAGCTCTTCATAAAGATAGACACCACACCATTCAACATTTTAGGCACCTTTTGGAAACAAGTTTTGAGCAG gCTGAGCGTGAGAGAGAAATCACGATTGAGCATTTGGCTGACATTGATCGACTCATTAATGAGTCCCTGGAAATGCTTTCTCGATATGAGGATTTGAATACCAAAATTCTACCCTTGATGGAAGATTATCTCATTGCTCTTCGATCCCGTGACAACACACCAGCTTCTCTTCTTCGTATGGACAAGGAACACGAAAAGGAAATGATTGATAACTATACGACTGATATTCATGAGAGGATCAAAG AGCGTGAGCGTGAAAGACTCGTAGAGAAACGTCAAcgtattgaacaaaaaaaggagGGCCAATCTGCTGCTTCCTCTCCTGTTTCTTCTGAGCGACAAGGCAGAGAAGAGACCTCTACTACAGGAGGAGTTATGACGTCAATTCCTCCAAAACAGGCCGGCAGTACGAGTAAAACAACTACAACCTCTGCCACAAGCTCTGGACAACGAGGAAAGGAACTTAAGATCGAAGTTCATGCCACAGCTATTCATCATAATAACATCAATACTAATAAGAATGCTGAAGAACGAATTGAGCCTAAAGTGGCACATTCGAAACTACATGATATTTCGCATCAAGCg TCTTACTCCGTTCGTCgagttgaaatgaaagaaaacggTTCTGTTTACATGACATTGGCTTTCGCCGGAATTGCTCTCGTTGCTGCAATGGTTATGGGAGTTGTCATCATCAAGAAAAGAAGTGGACGTAGTCCTCACCACCAg ggATTTGTTGAAGTGGATCAAACTGCAAGTCCAGAAGAACGACATGTTGCTAATATGCAAATTAACGGATACGAAAACCCAACCTATAAATACTTTGAAGCCTCGtgtacataa
- the Appl gene encoding amyloid-beta-like protein isoform X8 produces MIEMQSLLAVLALIGAISAVALANEVDPPQHHEPMVAMLCPENGGDKMSKVYHNQYMNKNGKWVTDNDHKATCRQDKVEILEYCKKVYPDMDINNIVESFHWVKINNWCKLGRKKCKGPARWVKPYRCLAGPFQSDALLVPEHCLFDHIHNQTRCLAFDTWNVTAASACSDRGMKVKSFAMLLPCGIDVFSGVEFVCCPRKKKADKKAKPVSSSWPNELKLQEIEDDKLKKDSLTDEEEDDYYEDDEDEDELESEFDEEEDWLDDEEDYDEDYYDEEYYEDTDDSKEESSSTPLATSTTTTTTTTTTTTTTTTTTTTTTTTTTTTTTTRPTADPYFTRYDPREEHAAYVQAERRFEEHHRAKVSKVMKDWSDLEEKYQDMREKDTKAAEGFKKKMTERFQKTVQALEEESQAEKRQLQAMHQQRVISRINQKKKLSMNCYTNALNQSPPNTHKVQKCLQKLLRALHKDRHHTIQHFRHLLETSFEQAEREREITIEHLADIDRLINESLEMLSRYEDLNTKILPLMEDYLIALRSRDNTPASLLRMDKEHEKEMIDNYTTDIHERIKERERERLVEKRQRIEQKKEGQSAASSPVSSERQGREETSTTGGVMTSIPPKQAGSTSKTTTTSATSSGQRGKELKIEVHATAIHHNNINTNKNAEERIEPKVAHSKLHDISHQASYSVRRVEMKENGSVYMTLAFAGIALVAAMVMGVVIIKKRSGRSPHHQGFVEVDQTASPEERHVANMQINGYENPTYKYFEASCT; encoded by the exons GTCGACCCCCCTCAACATCATGAGCCAATGGTAGCCATGCTATGTCCCGAGAACGGAGGAGATAAAATGTCCAAAGTCTATCATAATCAATACATGAACAAGAATGGAAAATGGGTTACTGACAATGATCACAAAGCTACATGCAGACAGGACAAAGTGGAAATCCttgaatattgtaaaaaa GTATATCCTGATATGGACATTAATAACATCGTCGAGTCTTTTCATTGGGTTAAGATTAACAATTGGTGTAAATTAGGCCGTAAGAAATGCAAAGGACCTGCACGTTGGGTTAAGCCTTATAGATGTTTAG CCGGACCTTTTCAAAGCGATGCTCTTTTAGTTCCTGAACACTGTCTTTTTGATCATATTCACAATCAAACCCGTTGTCTCGCGTTCGATACTTGGAACGTAACAGCTGCAAGTGCCTGCTCTGACAGAGGAATGAAAGTAAAGAGCTTTGCTATGCTTTTACCATGTGGAATAGATGTTTTCTCCGGAGTGGAGTTTGTCTGTTGTCCACGTAAAAAGAAAG ctGACAAAAAGGCAAAACCCGTGAGTTCATCCTGGCCTAATGAATTAAAGTTGCAAGAGATTGAGGACGATAAATTGAAAAAGGACTCACTCACCGATGAGGAAGAGGATGATTATTATGAAGATGACGAGGATGAAGATGAGCTTGAGAGTGAATTTGACGAAGAAGAGGATTGGCTCGATGATGAAGAGGACTATGATGAGGACTACTATGATGAAGAATACTACGAGGACACAGATGACTCTAAG GAGGAGTCCTCATCCACACCATTGGCCACATCAACCACTACCACCACAACCACCACAACTACAACAACCACAACCACAACAACAACCACTACTACCACAACAACCACCACAACTACTACAACCACCAGACCTACAGCTGATCCCTACTTCACTCGCTATGACCCAAGAGAGGAGCATGCAGCCTATGTTCAAGCTGAGAGACGTTTTGAAGAGCATCACAGAGCTAAAGTATCAAAG gtgATGAAGGATTGGTCTGACCTTGAAGAGAAATATCAGGATATGAGAGAAAAGGATACGAAAGCAGCCGAaggatttaagaaaaaaatgactgaGCGATTCCAAAAGACGGTGCAAGCCCTTGAAGAGGAATCCCAAGCTGAAAAACGACAACTACAAGCCATGCATCAACAACGTGTCATTTCAcgtattaatcaaaaaaaaaagctttccaTGAATTGCTATACAAATGCTCTGAACCAAAGCCCGCCCAATACTCATAAAGTGCAGAAATGTCTTCAAAAACTTCTACGAGCTCTTCATAAAGATAGACACCACACCATTCAACATTTTAGGCACCTTTTGGAAACAAGTTTTGAGCAG gCTGAGCGTGAGAGAGAAATCACGATTGAGCATTTGGCTGACATTGATCGACTCATTAATGAGTCCCTGGAAATGCTTTCTCGATATGAGGATTTGAATACCAAAATTCTACCCTTGATGGAAGATTATCTCATTGCTCTTCGATCCCGTGACAACACACCAGCTTCTCTTCTTCGTATGGACAAGGAACACGAAAAGGAAATGATTGATAACTATACGACTGATATTCATGAGAGGATCAAAG AGCGTGAGCGTGAAAGACTCGTAGAGAAACGTCAAcgtattgaacaaaaaaaggagGGCCAATCTGCTGCTTCCTCTCCTGTTTCTTCTGAGCGACAAGGCAGAGAAGAGACCTCTACTACAGGAGGAGTTATGACGTCAATTCCTCCAAAACAGGCCGGCAGTACGAGTAAAACAACTACAACCTCTGCCACAAGCTCTGGACAACGAGGAAAGGAACTTAAGATCGAAGTTCATGCCACAGCTATTCATCATAATAACATCAATACTAATAAGAATGCTGAAGAACGAATTGAGCCTAAAGTGGCACATTCGAAACTACATGATATTTCGCATCAAGCg TCTTACTCCGTTCGTCgagttgaaatgaaagaaaacggTTCTGTTTACATGACATTGGCTTTCGCCGGAATTGCTCTCGTTGCTGCAATGGTTATGGGAGTTGTCATCATCAAGAAAAGAAGTGGACGTAGTCCTCACCACCAg ggATTTGTTGAAGTGGATCAAACTGCAAGTCCAGAAGAACGACATGTTGCTAATATGCAAATTAACGGATACGAAAACCCAACCTATAAATACTTTGAAGCCTCGtgtacataa
- the Appl gene encoding amyloid-beta-like protein isoform X5 — MIEMQSLLAVLALIGAISAVALANEVDPPQHHEPMVAMLCPENGGDKMSKVYHNQYMNKNGKWVTDNDHKATCRQDKVEILEYCKKVYPDMDINNIVESFHWVKINNWCKLGRKKCKGPARWVKPYRCLAGPFQSDALLVPEHCLFDHIHNQTRCLAFDTWNVTAASACSDRGMKVKSFAMLLPCGIDVFSGVEFVCCPRKKKADKKAKPVSSSWPNELKLQEIEDDKLKKDSLTDEEEDDYYEDDEDEDELESEFDEEEDWLDDEEDYDEDYYDEEYYEDTDDSKEESSSTPLATSTTTTTTTTTTTTTTTTTTTTTTTTTTTTTTTRPTADPYFTRYDPREEHAAYVQAERRFEEHHRAKVSKVMKDWSDLEEKYQDMREKDTKAAEGFKKKMTERFQKTVQALEEESQAEKRQLQAMHQQRVISRINQKKKLSMNCYTNALNQSPPNTHKVQKCLQKLLRALHKDRHHTIQHFRHLLETSFEQAEREREITIEHLADIDRLINESLEMLSRYEDLNTKILPLMEDYLIALRSRDNTPASLLRMDKEHEKEMIDNYTTDIHERIKERERERLVEKRQRIEQKKEGQSAASSPVSSERQGREETSTTGGVMTSIPPKQAGSTSKTTTTSATSSGQRGKELKIEVHATAIHHNNINTNKNAEERIEPKVAHSKLHDISHQASYSVRRVEMKENGSVYMTLAFAGIALVAAMVMGVVIIKKRSGRSPHHQLVSVQTTRSGLGNREGFVEVDQTASPEERHVANMQINGYENPTYKYFEASCT; from the exons GTCGACCCCCCTCAACATCATGAGCCAATGGTAGCCATGCTATGTCCCGAGAACGGAGGAGATAAAATGTCCAAAGTCTATCATAATCAATACATGAACAAGAATGGAAAATGGGTTACTGACAATGATCACAAAGCTACATGCAGACAGGACAAAGTGGAAATCCttgaatattgtaaaaaa GTATATCCTGATATGGACATTAATAACATCGTCGAGTCTTTTCATTGGGTTAAGATTAACAATTGGTGTAAATTAGGCCGTAAGAAATGCAAAGGACCTGCACGTTGGGTTAAGCCTTATAGATGTTTAG CCGGACCTTTTCAAAGCGATGCTCTTTTAGTTCCTGAACACTGTCTTTTTGATCATATTCACAATCAAACCCGTTGTCTCGCGTTCGATACTTGGAACGTAACAGCTGCAAGTGCCTGCTCTGACAGAGGAATGAAAGTAAAGAGCTTTGCTATGCTTTTACCATGTGGAATAGATGTTTTCTCCGGAGTGGAGTTTGTCTGTTGTCCACGTAAAAAGAAAG ctGACAAAAAGGCAAAACCCGTGAGTTCATCCTGGCCTAATGAATTAAAGTTGCAAGAGATTGAGGACGATAAATTGAAAAAGGACTCACTCACCGATGAGGAAGAGGATGATTATTATGAAGATGACGAGGATGAAGATGAGCTTGAGAGTGAATTTGACGAAGAAGAGGATTGGCTCGATGATGAAGAGGACTATGATGAGGACTACTATGATGAAGAATACTACGAGGACACAGATGACTCTAAG GAGGAGTCCTCATCCACACCATTGGCCACATCAACCACTACCACCACAACCACCACAACTACAACAACCACAACCACAACAACAACCACTACTACCACAACAACCACCACAACTACTACAACCACCAGACCTACAGCTGATCCCTACTTCACTCGCTATGACCCAAGAGAGGAGCATGCAGCCTATGTTCAAGCTGAGAGACGTTTTGAAGAGCATCACAGAGCTAAAGTATCAAAG gtgATGAAGGATTGGTCTGACCTTGAAGAGAAATATCAGGATATGAGAGAAAAGGATACGAAAGCAGCCGAaggatttaagaaaaaaatgactgaGCGATTCCAAAAGACGGTGCAAGCCCTTGAAGAGGAATCCCAAGCTGAAAAACGACAACTACAAGCCATGCATCAACAACGTGTCATTTCAcgtattaatcaaaaaaaaaagctttccaTGAATTGCTATACAAATGCTCTGAACCAAAGCCCGCCCAATACTCATAAAGTGCAGAAATGTCTTCAAAAACTTCTACGAGCTCTTCATAAAGATAGACACCACACCATTCAACATTTTAGGCACCTTTTGGAAACAAGTTTTGAGCAG gCTGAGCGTGAGAGAGAAATCACGATTGAGCATTTGGCTGACATTGATCGACTCATTAATGAGTCCCTGGAAATGCTTTCTCGATATGAGGATTTGAATACCAAAATTCTACCCTTGATGGAAGATTATCTCATTGCTCTTCGATCCCGTGACAACACACCAGCTTCTCTTCTTCGTATGGACAAGGAACACGAAAAGGAAATGATTGATAACTATACGACTGATATTCATGAGAGGATCAAAG AGCGTGAGCGTGAAAGACTCGTAGAGAAACGTCAAcgtattgaacaaaaaaaggagGGCCAATCTGCTGCTTCCTCTCCTGTTTCTTCTGAGCGACAAGGCAGAGAAGAGACCTCTACTACAGGAGGAGTTATGACGTCAATTCCTCCAAAACAGGCCGGCAGTACGAGTAAAACAACTACAACCTCTGCCACAAGCTCTGGACAACGAGGAAAGGAACTTAAGATCGAAGTTCATGCCACAGCTATTCATCATAATAACATCAATACTAATAAGAATGCTGAAGAACGAATTGAGCCTAAAGTGGCACATTCGAAACTACATGATATTTCGCATCAAGCg TCTTACTCCGTTCGTCgagttgaaatgaaagaaaacggTTCTGTTTACATGACATTGGCTTTCGCCGGAATTGCTCTCGTTGCTGCAATGGTTATGGGAGTTGTCATCATCAAGAAAAGAAGTGGACGTAGTCCTCACCACCAg ttGGTCTCAGTTCAGACCACACGCTCTGGATTAGGGAATAGAGAG ggATTTGTTGAAGTGGATCAAACTGCAAGTCCAGAAGAACGACATGTTGCTAATATGCAAATTAACGGATACGAAAACCCAACCTATAAATACTTTGAAGCCTCGtgtacataa